One part of the Vicia villosa cultivar HV-30 ecotype Madison, WI linkage group LG6, Vvil1.0, whole genome shotgun sequence genome encodes these proteins:
- the LOC131610295 gene encoding protein MODIFIER OF SNC1 11-like: MATPATTAAATTPTTTKPTEENPLETLDSTSPKPLSDSIPDDKDANDSKTKETPTETEGDAPLSDVQKKMRRAERFGISVQLSEKEKRNSRAERFGSASVLQGPEGSKAEDLKRKARAERFGIPTPSTAVDEDAKKKARLARFAPGSKTDPAEEDKKKARALRFSKASSTPLSQQVNAEANIEPAAITGNAGGGT; encoded by the exons ATGGCAACCCCTGCTACAACCGCCGCCGCCACGACCCCCACCACCACCAAACCAACCGAGGAAAACCCTCTCGAAACCCTAGACTCCACCTCCCCCAAACCCCTCTCAGATTCAATCCCCGACGACAAAGATGCAAACGACAGCAAAACCAAAGAAACACCGACTGAAACCGAAGGCGACGCTCCACTTTCCGATGTTCAGAAGAAGATGCGCCGCGCAGAGCGATTCGGTATTTCCGTCCAGTTGTCCGAGAAAGAGAAGCGCAATTCACGAGCCGAAAG ATTTGGTTCTGCTTCTGTATTACAGGGACCTGAGGGATCAAAAGCGGAAGATCTGAAAAGGAAAGCTAGGGCAGAGAG GTTTGGGATTCCTACTCCTTCTACAGCTGTTGACGAGGATGCAAAGAAGAAAGCTCGTCTTGCTAGGTTTGCACCTGGTTCCAAGACTGATCCTGCCGAGGAAGATAAAAAGAAAGCAAGAGCACTCAG GTTTTCAAAGGCATCATCAACCCCTCTGTCTCAACAAGTCAATGCTGAAGCGAACATTGAGCCT GCTGCTATTACGGGTAATGCTGGAGGAGGGACCTGA
- the LOC131614860 gene encoding uncharacterized mitochondrial protein AtMg00810-like translates to MVITGFDHAFIQRLKQQLQASFHKKYLGELHYSLGLYVNSTSKRIFLHQHKYAINLLSMTGLQSPNLVGTPFEVNVKYHRDDKDPLSDPLLYPQLVGGLSYLTITRPEIYFVVQRVDIDEFQVFTGVSCSVVYSIPGGL, encoded by the exons ATGGTTATTACTGGTTTTGATCATGCTTTTATTCAGAGACTTAAACAACAATTACAGGCTTCATTTCATAAGAAATATCTTGGTGAACTACATTATTCCCTTGGTCTTTATGTTAATTCTACATCTAAGCGTATCTTTctccatcaacacaagtatgcTATAAATTTGCTTTCTATGACGGGTCTTCAATCGCCTAATCTGGTTGGTACTCCCtttgaggttaatgttaaatatcacCGTGATGATAAAGATCCTTTGTCTGATCCCTTATTGTATCCACAACTTGTGGGTGGCCTTAGTTACTTAACTATTACTCGCCCTGAAATATATTTTGTTGTTCAGCGA GTGGACATTGATGAGTTCCAAGTGTTCACCGGTGTCAGTTGTTCTGTCGTATATTCCATTCCTGGTGGTTTGTAA